One Prinia subflava isolate CZ2003 ecotype Zambia chromosome 8, Cam_Psub_1.2, whole genome shotgun sequence DNA window includes the following coding sequences:
- the MANBAL gene encoding protein MANBAL → MAAELDFSPPEIPEPTFMENVLRYGLFFGAIFQLICVLAIILPVSKAHKTDSDSFEPKNTETVKKPKANAPQISKKPKKETKKKR, encoded by the exons ATGGCTGCAGAGTTGGATTTCTCCCCCCCTGAAATCCCTGAGCCCACGTTCATGGAGAATGTGCTGCGCTATGGACTCTTCTTCGGAGCCATTTTCCAGCTGATCTGCGTGCTTGCCATAATCCTGCCCGTGTCCAAGGCCCACAAGACA GACTCAGACAGTTTTGAGCCTAAGAATACAGAGACGGTGAAGAAGCCAAAGGCAAATGCTCCACAGATAAGCAAGAAACCCAAGAAGGAAACCAAAAAGAAACGATAG